One Desulfomicrobium macestii DNA window includes the following coding sequences:
- the rpoN gene encoding RNA polymerase factor sigma-54 has product MGLELRQNLKLTQQLVMTPQLQQAIKLLQLSRFELLEAVQQELLENPMLEEGVKEISEEHEIQAPAETRPEVSYEDAELMRNADWENYLGDFSSTAKQVQFKETEALEEMMSYEARLSGKPSLDGHLLWQLCLSNITEEEEMIGEAIIGNLDSQGYLMSTAEDIASETLSPLALVESMLHRLQRFDPVGVAARSPRECLLIQLEMLGQDDPILLSLVGDHLEDIEKRRYKPLLRKFKIQMEDLKAYLDIIQSLDPMPGASYGSESTIYVSPDVFVYEYEGDFVIVMNDDGLPKLQLSPYYMDDMHLAVKGPDREYLHDKMRSAMWLMKSLHQRQRTLYKVVESIVRFQRGFFEHGVTKLKPLILKDVADDIEMHESTVSRITTNKYVATPHGIVELKFFFNSALEMDDGTQVGSESVKAIIKKMVSEEDPKHPYSDEKIAAVLKERLDVNIARRTVAKYRAVLGIDSSSKRKQVF; this is encoded by the coding sequence ATGGGCCTTGAACTCCGACAAAACCTCAAGCTGACGCAGCAGCTAGTCATGACACCGCAGCTGCAGCAGGCCATCAAGCTGCTTCAGCTCTCCAGATTCGAGCTTCTCGAAGCCGTTCAGCAGGAGCTGCTTGAGAACCCCATGCTTGAGGAGGGGGTCAAGGAAATTTCCGAGGAGCACGAAATCCAGGCTCCGGCCGAAACACGCCCGGAAGTCTCCTACGAAGACGCGGAACTGATGCGCAACGCGGACTGGGAAAACTACCTCGGCGATTTTTCAAGCACCGCCAAGCAAGTGCAGTTCAAGGAGACCGAGGCCCTGGAGGAGATGATGTCCTACGAGGCCAGGCTCTCGGGCAAGCCCTCCCTGGACGGTCATCTGCTGTGGCAGCTGTGTCTGTCCAACATCACCGAAGAAGAGGAGATGATCGGCGAGGCCATCATCGGCAACCTCGATTCCCAGGGCTACCTGATGAGCACCGCCGAGGACATCGCCTCCGAGACGCTCTCTCCCCTGGCCCTGGTGGAGTCCATGCTGCATCGTCTGCAGCGCTTCGATCCCGTGGGCGTGGCCGCGCGGTCTCCTCGGGAATGCCTGCTCATCCAGCTGGAAATGCTGGGCCAGGACGATCCCATCCTGCTTTCCCTGGTAGGGGATCATCTCGAAGACATCGAGAAGCGCCGCTACAAACCGCTCCTGCGCAAGTTCAAGATCCAGATGGAGGACCTCAAGGCCTATCTGGACATAATCCAGTCCCTGGACCCCATGCCGGGCGCCAGTTACGGCAGCGAGAGCACCATATATGTCAGCCCCGATGTCTTCGTGTACGAATACGAAGGGGATTTCGTCATCGTCATGAACGACGACGGCCTGCCGAAGCTGCAGCTGAGCCCCTACTACATGGACGACATGCACCTCGCGGTCAAAGGCCCGGACCGTGAATACCTGCATGACAAGATGCGCTCTGCCATGTGGCTCATGAAGAGCTTGCACCAAAGGCAAAGAACATTATACAAAGTGGTTGAAAGCATTGTCAGGTTTCAGCGGGGGTTTTTCGAACACGGCGTGACCAAGCTCAAACCGCTCATCCTCAAGGATGTGGCCGACGACATTGAAATGCACGAATCCACGGTCAGCCGGATCACCACGAACAAATACGTGGCCACCCCGCACGGCATCGTGGAACTGAAATTTTTCTTCAATTCCGCGCTGGAAATGGATGATGGAACTCAGGTCGGATCCGAATCGGTCAAGGCCATCATCAAGAAAATGGTCAGCGAGGAAGACCCGAAGCACCCCTACAGCGACGAAAAAATCGCCGCGGTGCTGAAAGAACGGCTGGACGTGAACATCGCCCGGCGAACAGTGGCCAAATATCGCGCAGTGCTGGGGATCGATTCCTCATCCAAGCGCAAACAGGTTTTTTGA
- the lptB gene encoding LPS export ABC transporter ATP-binding protein, with amino-acid sequence MTTLTGQNLAKRYGARDVVHDIGLDVSQGEVVGVLGPNGAGKTTTFYMLAGIVRPTRGQVLLDGQDITRWPLHRRARAGMSYLPQESSIFRKLTVRQNLQLILEYSGFSREEQKRTADRLLDELGITRLEGQLAAFLSGGERRRLEIARALIQNPKFILLDEPFAGIDPLAVDDIQAIIRDLRDKNIGVLISDHNVRETLQICDRAYLVHDGRIILNGSPEEIVADPGARKVYLGEGFSL; translated from the coding sequence GTGACCACCCTGACCGGTCAGAATCTGGCCAAGCGCTACGGAGCCAGGGATGTCGTGCACGACATCGGGCTTGACGTGAGCCAGGGCGAAGTGGTTGGCGTCCTGGGGCCCAACGGGGCAGGCAAGACGACCACATTCTACATGCTCGCGGGCATCGTGCGGCCCACGCGAGGGCAGGTCCTTCTGGACGGCCAGGACATAACCCGCTGGCCCCTGCACAGACGGGCCCGCGCGGGCATGAGCTATCTGCCGCAGGAAAGCTCCATCTTTCGCAAACTGACCGTGCGTCAGAACCTGCAACTGATTCTCGAATATTCGGGATTCTCGCGGGAAGAGCAAAAGCGCACGGCGGACAGGCTGCTCGATGAACTGGGGATCACCCGCCTTGAAGGGCAGCTGGCCGCCTTTCTGTCCGGCGGAGAACGCCGCAGGCTGGAAATTGCCCGCGCCCTGATCCAGAATCCGAAATTCATCCTCCTGGACGAACCCTTCGCCGGCATCGATCCCCTGGCCGTGGACGACATCCAGGCCATCATCCGGGACCTTCGCGACAAGAACATCGGCGTGCTCATCTCCGACCACAATGTTCGCGAAACGCTCCAGATCTGCGACCGTGCATACCTTGTCCACGACGGCCGCATCATCCTGAACGGCAGCCCGGAAGAGATCGTCGCCGACCCGGGCGCGCGCAAGGTTTACCTCGGTGAAGGATTCAGCCTCTAG
- a CDS encoding LptA/OstA family protein — translation MRSLILLLFLACATPLWAAETVPVKITSDTMTYTQKGDQVIFTGSVYVIRQDIQLWSDTLTVLLEKKDGAKNATQGVPDEQGAIKKIIAKGNVRIKADKGRTGTCGKATYEADKDLLTMEDSPMLMEGANKIQGEVIKLYIKENRSEVLGGKGRVEAIFNTPAGKEGLGQ, via the coding sequence ATGCGTTCACTCATACTTCTTCTCTTCCTCGCCTGTGCGACGCCTCTCTGGGCGGCCGAGACCGTCCCGGTCAAGATCACTTCCGACACCATGACCTACACCCAGAAAGGGGACCAGGTGATCTTCACCGGCTCCGTGTACGTCATTCGCCAGGACATCCAGCTCTGGTCCGACACGCTGACCGTGCTGCTGGAAAAAAAGGACGGCGCCAAGAACGCCACCCAGGGCGTGCCCGACGAGCAGGGAGCCATCAAGAAAATCATCGCCAAGGGCAACGTGCGCATAAAAGCGGACAAGGGCCGCACCGGCACCTGCGGAAAGGCCACCTATGAAGCCGACAAGGACCTTCTGACCATGGAAGACAGCCCCATGCTCATGGAAGGCGCCAACAAGATCCAGGGCGAGGTCATTAAGCTCTACATCAAGGAAAACCGCAGCGAAGTACTGGGCGGCAAGGGACGGGTCGAGGCCATCTTCAACACTCCCGCCGGCAAAGAGGGGCTTGGGCAGTGA
- the lptC gene encoding LPS export ABC transporter periplasmic protein LptC, translating into MKRLLVGLLTLVVLAGIAMLGKRLLWPERLDNPTIRNLDVDLSLKGVNLSQGKDGKKLWNLSATGADYSENGDELTLAAPIIVYWGEEGGEPIEVRAPRGQVWQKEDRARMWDGVNGTQGQYVMRSETLDYTGQNRTLVLGGTVELTGESMQGRSDTLTYFLDTGDFLAQGNVQVIMN; encoded by the coding sequence ATGAAGCGGCTGCTGGTCGGGCTTTTGACCCTTGTCGTTCTGGCTGGAATCGCAATGCTCGGAAAACGGCTGCTCTGGCCCGAGCGCCTGGACAACCCGACGATCCGGAATCTGGATGTGGACTTGAGCCTCAAAGGCGTGAACCTGAGCCAGGGCAAGGACGGCAAGAAGCTCTGGAACCTCAGCGCCACCGGCGCCGACTACTCCGAAAACGGCGATGAACTCACCCTCGCCGCCCCGATCATCGTCTACTGGGGCGAGGAAGGCGGGGAACCCATCGAGGTTCGGGCGCCCAGGGGCCAGGTCTGGCAAAAAGAGGACCGGGCCAGAATGTGGGACGGGGTCAACGGCACCCAGGGCCAATACGTGATGCGCTCCGAGACCCTTGACTACACAGGACAAAACCGGACACTCGTTCTCGGCGGCACGGTTGAACTGACTGGCGAATCCATGCAGGGCCGTTCGGACACCCTGACATATTTTCTGGACACAGGGGACTTCCTGGCCCAAGGCAACGTCCAGGTCATCATGAACTGA
- a CDS encoding KdsC family phosphatase: MNAELLARDVRLIILDVDGVLTDGGLYYDESGCVMKRFNVQDGLAIKMAPQVGIEFAVITGLDSPAVRRRVTELGISHYYPGHHRKAPILRRISEETGIPLAQMAYVGDDWVDAAPMSLVGLPIAVPNARPEILKLAAWTTRSMGGQGAVREAIDFILRAQGKLEALWQDWVRE, translated from the coding sequence ATGAATGCTGAACTGCTCGCCCGGGACGTGCGCCTGATCATCCTGGACGTGGACGGGGTGCTCACCGACGGCGGCCTCTATTATGACGAATCGGGCTGCGTAATGAAACGCTTCAACGTCCAGGACGGGCTGGCCATCAAGATGGCCCCGCAGGTCGGCATCGAGTTCGCGGTCATTACCGGCCTTGATTCCCCGGCAGTGCGCAGGCGGGTCACGGAGCTTGGCATCAGCCATTACTATCCCGGCCATCACCGCAAGGCCCCGATCCTGCGCCGGATTTCCGAAGAAACGGGCATCCCCTTGGCGCAGATGGCCTATGTCGGTGACGACTGGGTCGACGCGGCGCCCATGTCCCTGGTCGGACTGCCCATCGCCGTCCCCAACGCCCGCCCCGAGATACTCAAGCTTGCGGCCTGGACAACCAGATCCATGGGCGGCCAGGGCGCCGTGCGCGAAGCCATAGATTTCATCCTGCGCGCCCAGGGCAAACTCGAAGCTCTTTGGCAGGACTGGGTCCGGGAATGA
- the kdsA gene encoding 3-deoxy-8-phosphooctulonate synthase translates to MIDCSTLVAGRPFLIAGPCVLESLDLAMTVAVELQAIARDLNLPLIFKSSYDKANRTAGASFRGPGLDMGLDWLAQIKSRTGLPVITDIHEPRQASLVAEVADVLQIPAFLCRQTDLLLAAARTERIVNIKKGQFMAPWDMQGPVEKIRSEGFDRIWLTERGSMFGYNNLVVDFRSLVIMKQFGCPVIFDATHSVQLPGGQGMSSGGQREFVPPLARAAVACGCQGLFMEIHPDPDKALCDGPNSWPLAKARTLLSELAAIWSIPNEC, encoded by the coding sequence ATGATTGACTGCTCCACCCTGGTCGCCGGACGCCCCTTTCTCATCGCCGGACCCTGCGTCCTCGAAAGCCTGGATCTGGCCATGACCGTGGCCGTCGAGTTGCAGGCCATCGCGCGTGATCTGAACCTGCCGCTCATATTCAAGAGTTCCTATGACAAGGCCAACCGCACGGCCGGAGCGAGCTTCCGCGGACCGGGACTGGACATGGGGCTCGATTGGTTGGCCCAGATCAAGAGCCGCACCGGGCTGCCCGTGATCACGGACATCCACGAGCCGCGCCAGGCCTCCCTGGTGGCCGAGGTGGCCGACGTGCTGCAGATCCCGGCCTTCCTCTGCCGCCAGACCGATCTGCTGCTCGCCGCCGCGCGCACCGAGCGCATCGTGAACATCAAGAAAGGGCAGTTCATGGCACCCTGGGACATGCAGGGGCCGGTGGAGAAAATCCGATCCGAAGGATTCGACCGCATCTGGCTGACCGAGCGCGGTTCCATGTTCGGCTACAACAATCTGGTCGTTGATTTCCGCTCCCTGGTCATCATGAAGCAGTTCGGCTGCCCCGTGATCTTCGACGCCACCCACTCGGTGCAGTTGCCCGGCGGACAGGGCATGTCCTCCGGCGGCCAGCGCGAGTTCGTGCCGCCGCTGGCCCGGGCCGCCGTGGCCTGCGGCTGTCAGGGCCTCTTCATGGAGATCCACCCGGACCCGGACAAGGCTCTCTGCGACGGCCCCAATTCCTGGCCCCTGGCCAAGGCCCGCACTCTTCTTTCGGAGCTTGCGGCCATCTGGAGCATCCCGAATGAATGCTGA
- a CDS encoding CTP synthase: MNTKFIFVTGGVLSSLGKGLAAASIAALLKARGLRVSIQKLDPYINVDPGTMNPFQHGEVYVTDDGAETDLDLGHYERYLGTHLSQRNNYTSGRIYNTVITKERRGDYLGGTVQVIPHITDEIKSSILSLASDDLDVTLVEIGGTVGDIEGLPFLEAIRQLRADLGKDNVLYIHLTLVPYIKTAGELKTKPTQHSVKELRSLGIQPDIILCRSEVDLGDDIKRKISLFCNVDRDAVFTAIDVNHIYELPLTLYNEGVDQKIAILLRLAAKNPDLQEWKNLVYNLHHPTSEVTIAIVGKYVDLKEAYKSLHEALTHGGVANNAAIRFLYVNSEEITAENVAESLAEADGILVPGGFGIRGVEGKIAAITHARENRIPFFGICLGMQCAVIEYARSVMGLTKANSEEFDLTTPDPVIYLMKEWFDFRKKCVQRRDMTSEKGGTMRLGAYPCVIEKDTRAYEAYGAVEVSERHRHRYEFNSAYQSRFEEAGLTISGLSPDKSLVEIVEIKDHPWFLGCQFHPEFTSTPMQPHPLFREFIRAAVANKKTE; this comes from the coding sequence ATGAACACCAAATTCATTTTTGTGACCGGCGGGGTATTGTCCTCTCTGGGTAAAGGACTGGCCGCCGCATCCATCGCGGCTCTTCTCAAGGCGCGGGGGCTTCGGGTATCCATCCAGAAGCTTGACCCGTACATCAACGTCGACCCGGGCACCATGAACCCCTTCCAGCACGGCGAAGTCTACGTCACCGACGACGGCGCCGAAACGGATCTGGATCTTGGGCACTACGAGCGCTATCTCGGCACCCACCTGAGCCAGCGCAACAACTACACGTCCGGGCGCATCTACAATACCGTCATCACCAAGGAACGTCGCGGCGACTACCTGGGCGGCACGGTACAGGTCATCCCGCACATCACCGACGAGATCAAGTCGTCCATCCTGAGCCTCGCCAGCGACGACCTGGACGTGACCCTGGTCGAGATCGGCGGCACTGTGGGCGACATCGAGGGGCTGCCGTTCCTTGAAGCCATCCGTCAATTGCGGGCCGACCTCGGCAAGGACAACGTCCTCTACATCCACCTCACGCTGGTCCCCTACATCAAGACCGCCGGCGAGCTCAAAACCAAGCCCACCCAGCACTCCGTCAAGGAACTGCGCAGCCTCGGCATCCAGCCGGACATCATCCTCTGCCGCTCCGAAGTGGACCTTGGCGACGACATCAAACGCAAGATTTCGCTGTTCTGCAATGTGGACCGGGACGCGGTCTTCACCGCCATCGACGTAAACCACATCTACGAACTGCCCCTGACCCTTTATAATGAAGGTGTTGACCAGAAAATCGCCATCCTCCTGCGCCTGGCCGCCAAGAATCCGGACCTGCAGGAGTGGAAGAATCTCGTCTACAACCTGCACCATCCAACGTCAGAGGTCACCATTGCCATCGTCGGCAAGTACGTGGACCTGAAGGAAGCCTACAAGAGCCTGCATGAAGCCCTGACCCACGGCGGCGTGGCCAACAACGCAGCCATCCGCTTCCTGTACGTCAACTCCGAGGAAATCACCGCCGAAAACGTGGCCGAGAGCCTCGCCGAGGCCGACGGCATCCTCGTCCCCGGCGGCTTCGGCATCCGCGGCGTGGAAGGCAAGATCGCGGCCATCACCCATGCCCGCGAAAACAGGATCCCCTTCTTCGGCATCTGCCTTGGCATGCAGTGCGCGGTCATCGAGTACGCCAGAAGCGTCATGGGCCTGACCAAGGCCAACTCCGAGGAGTTCGACCTGACCACGCCGGATCCGGTCATCTATCTGATGAAAGAATGGTTCGATTTCCGCAAGAAGTGCGTGCAGCGCCGCGACATGACGAGCGAAAAAGGCGGAACCATGCGCCTTGGCGCCTACCCCTGCGTGATCGAAAAAGACACCCGCGCCTATGAAGCCTACGGTGCGGTCGAGGTTTCGGAACGTCATCGCCACCGCTACGAATTCAACAGCGCCTACCAGAGCCGTTTCGAGGAGGCCGGACTGACCATCAGCGGCCTGTCCCCGGACAAGAGCCTGGTCGAGATAGTGGAGATCAAGGATCATCCGTGGTTCCTGGGTTGCCAGTTCCATCCGGAGTTCACCTCCACCCCCATGCAGCCGCATCCGCTGTTCCGCGAATTCATTCGCGCGGCCGTGGCCAACAAGAAAACCGAGTAA
- a CDS encoding phosphoribosylformylglycinamidine synthase subunit PurQ, producing the protein MAQVKTLVITGYGTNCERECAFAADQAGSDQTTIAYFSDLTADKISLTDYNFLILPGGFLDGDDLGSAQAAALRWRHMLTKSGKSLMEELKRFLDAGGLILGICNGFQLLVKLGLLPALDGAYFTRQVSLSHNDSAKYEDRWVTLKINAESPCVFTKGLDYLYVPVRHGEGKLVPGDDTTLARLQEQNLIALQYVDPQTREVTQEYPANPNGSPLGIAGLTDPSGRILGLMPHPEAYNHPTNHPRWTRGETSTLGTELLKGGIEYLKAR; encoded by the coding sequence ATGGCTCAGGTCAAAACATTGGTAATTACCGGCTACGGGACGAATTGCGAGCGGGAATGCGCCTTTGCGGCGGATCAGGCTGGTTCGGACCAGACCACCATCGCTTATTTTTCCGATCTTACGGCGGACAAGATCAGTTTGACCGACTACAATTTTCTGATCCTGCCCGGAGGTTTTCTCGACGGCGACGATCTGGGCTCGGCCCAGGCCGCCGCGTTGCGCTGGCGGCACATGCTGACCAAGAGCGGCAAGTCCCTCATGGAGGAGCTCAAGCGCTTCCTTGACGCGGGCGGCCTCATCCTCGGCATCTGTAACGGCTTTCAGTTGCTGGTCAAGCTGGGTCTTCTTCCCGCTCTTGATGGCGCCTACTTCACCCGCCAGGTCTCGCTCAGCCACAACGACTCGGCCAAGTACGAGGACCGCTGGGTGACGCTGAAGATCAACGCGGAGTCTCCCTGCGTCTTCACCAAGGGGCTCGATTATCTTTACGTTCCCGTCCGTCACGGCGAAGGCAAGCTCGTGCCCGGTGACGACACGACCCTCGCCCGTCTGCAGGAGCAGAATCTCATCGCCCTGCAATACGTGGATCCGCAGACCCGGGAGGTGACCCAGGAGTATCCGGCCAATCCCAATGGTTCGCCGCTTGGCATCGCCGGGCTGACCGATCCTTCCGGCCGGATTCTCGGGCTCATGCCCCATCCCGAGGCCTACAACCATCCCACCAATCACCCGCGTTGGACCAGGGGTGAGACCTCCACGCTGGGCACGGAACTGCTCAAGGGCGGGATCGAATACCTGAAGGCCAGATAG
- the tadA gene encoding tRNA adenosine(34) deaminase TadA, which yields MTFYCAPSPTPGPDDLLAWEPYMNEALQLACLAEGRGDVPVGAVVIDGNGQILGRGENRTIFENDPTAHAEILALREAGAKVGNHRLTDAVLVVTLEPCIMCLGAVIQARLAGVVYAAADSKAGCLVSRMDGTALPWSNHHFWSLGGVLEQECSAKLSGFFKQRRQEKKISKNLAER from the coding sequence ATGACTTTCTACTGTGCGCCTTCCCCGACGCCGGGACCGGATGACCTGCTGGCCTGGGAGCCCTACATGAACGAAGCCCTGCAGCTTGCATGTCTGGCGGAAGGGCGGGGAGACGTGCCCGTGGGCGCGGTGGTCATCGACGGCAACGGCCAGATTCTGGGCCGGGGCGAGAACAGAACGATATTTGAAAACGACCCCACGGCTCACGCCGAAATCCTGGCCCTGCGCGAAGCCGGCGCCAAGGTGGGGAATCATCGTCTGACCGACGCCGTGCTGGTGGTGACCCTTGAACCCTGCATCATGTGTCTGGGTGCGGTCATCCAGGCCCGCCTGGCCGGAGTGGTCTACGCCGCCGCGGACTCCAAGGCCGGATGCCTGGTCAGCCGCATGGACGGTACGGCGCTGCCCTGGAGCAACCACCATTTCTGGTCTCTGGGCGGAGTTCTGGAACAGGAATGCAGCGCAAAACTGAGCGGTTTTTTCAAACAGCGCCGCCAGGAAAAGAAAATTTCAAAAAACCTCGCGGAGAGGTAG
- a CDS encoding acyloxyacyl hydrolase → MKMLQPISVFIVCLFLLLPFLVHAEDLEPAADSALIAVDSSPPGVTDIWSGAVGHGFRAGTQTFRLGVGMGYGIKIFGAQERHDLLPMTVSYGRMVGDVVGVGQWYGGNFEVRGEVFLAPQVNSDGYWTVGLTPHLRYNFATGTRWIPYVDIGIGIAFTEIRAPDLGASFQFNEQAAVGVNYFFTDDVAVNFEIHFLHLSSAGLSKPNQGVNTLGPCIGVNWFF, encoded by the coding sequence ATGAAGATGCTTCAACCAATCAGCGTGTTCATCGTCTGCCTGTTTTTGCTCCTGCCCTTTTTGGTTCATGCGGAGGACCTTGAGCCTGCCGCCGATTCTGCGCTCATTGCGGTGGACAGTTCACCTCCTGGGGTCACGGATATCTGGTCGGGCGCGGTGGGCCACGGCTTTCGCGCCGGGACGCAGACGTTTCGCCTCGGTGTCGGAATGGGATACGGAATCAAGATTTTCGGAGCTCAGGAGCGGCACGACCTCCTCCCGATGACGGTTTCTTACGGTCGTATGGTCGGCGATGTCGTGGGCGTCGGACAATGGTACGGAGGAAATTTCGAAGTGCGCGGGGAGGTCTTTCTCGCTCCGCAGGTCAATTCCGATGGCTACTGGACCGTCGGACTGACGCCCCATCTGCGCTATAACTTTGCCACCGGCACACGCTGGATTCCCTACGTCGATATCGGTATTGGCATTGCGTTCACCGAAATCCGGGCCCCCGATCTGGGCGCATCGTTTCAATTCAATGAACAAGCGGCGGTTGGAGTGAACTATTTTTTCACCGACGACGTTGCGGTCAACTTTGAGATTCACTTTCTTCATCTTTCCTCTGCCGGTCTGTCCAAACCCAACCAAGGGGTGAACACGCTGGGGCCTTGCATAGGAGTGAATTGGTTTTTTTGA
- a CDS encoding desulfoferrodoxin FeS4 iron-binding domain-containing protein — protein sequence MSSEKGEVYKCEACGAVVLVQEGGAGELVCCDQPMIKQ from the coding sequence ATGTCTTCGGAAAAAGGTGAAGTTTACAAATGTGAAGCGTGTGGTGCCGTCGTACTCGTGCAGGAAGGCGGTGCGGGAGAACTCGTGTGCTGCGATCAACCCATGATCAAGCAATAA
- a CDS encoding OmpA family protein has translation MKKFFMIALIVVFAATGCATMDQQSKTTKGAVYGAGGGAVAGAVLGGIIGRDAKGAAIGAAAGAAIGGLTGAGVGRMMDNQEAEMRQALAQSEEVAIRREGDLLALTLKGDVTFNVDSDVVLPGLYNEIERIAQILVKYPQTTIVVEGHTDSTGSDAYNQGLSERRAWSVQRLLTERGVSPARISAVGYGESRPVASNDNPGGRQMNRRVEIRVNPNTGQQPY, from the coding sequence ATGAAAAAATTCTTTATGATCGCATTGATCGTCGTGTTCGCAGCGACCGGCTGCGCCACCATGGACCAGCAGTCCAAGACCACCAAGGGCGCCGTGTACGGTGCGGGCGGAGGCGCTGTCGCCGGCGCGGTATTGGGCGGTATCATCGGCCGCGATGCCAAGGGCGCGGCCATCGGCGCCGCTGCCGGAGCAGCCATCGGCGGCCTGACCGGGGCCGGAGTCGGGCGCATGATGGACAACCAGGAAGCGGAAATGCGGCAGGCCCTGGCCCAGTCCGAAGAGGTAGCGATCCGGCGCGAGGGCGACCTTCTGGCCCTGACCCTCAAGGGAGACGTGACCTTCAACGTGGACTCCGACGTGGTTTTGCCCGGTCTGTACAACGAAATCGAACGCATCGCCCAGATTCTCGTCAAATACCCGCAAACGACCATCGTGGTTGAAGGGCACACGGACAGCACCGGCTCCGACGCCTACAACCAGGGGCTGTCCGAACGACGCGCCTGGAGCGTGCAGCGCCTGCTCACGGAACGCGGAGTGAGTCCGGCCCGGATAAGCGCCGTGGGCTACGGGGAATCCCGGCCCGTGGCTTCCAACGACAACCCTGGAGGCCGCCAGATGAACCGCCGCGTGGAAATCCGCGTCAACCCGAACACCGGCCAGCAGCCCTACTAG
- a CDS encoding FUSC family protein: MSTNADNSSDPSPSPRTHSEKPDMPFIDPDSHPAMIRHGLKTGIAAVLAYGAAYLLDLKFGYWAALSAVIVMQVYVADSVQMCLYRFSGTAVGALIGLAAILLFPQTQPMTVLALFLSVTFCAYMTRYNARYRMAAITVCVVVLAGYDQDDRIVFGMLRVVEIGVGVAAAFLVSIALWPVRAGTALKARLMMRFGDCARHYEAIMNAFLAMQSGLDPNLLDQFQTDIMEDRALFQKVLRHERRMYHEDTDLLGLKVRTLEKCHAHLQTMLQALNSEQGQGYEILMDRELRELASVTVESMRDIASGRTPQTDLLAKGLSESETRLRELRKEGATRRFHLQKLVQFFAFYHSAQSMGRDLLLYGQNPLFSGQTT; this comes from the coding sequence ATGAGCACGAACGCCGACAATTCCTCTGACCCGAGCCCATCTCCCCGGACGCATTCGGAAAAACCGGACATGCCGTTCATCGATCCGGATTCCCATCCGGCCATGATCCGCCATGGCCTGAAAACCGGCATCGCCGCCGTGCTGGCCTATGGCGCGGCATACCTGCTCGATCTGAAATTCGGGTACTGGGCGGCATTATCCGCCGTCATCGTCATGCAGGTCTATGTCGCCGACTCCGTGCAGATGTGCCTGTACCGCTTCTCCGGAACGGCCGTCGGAGCCCTCATCGGACTGGCGGCCATCCTGCTCTTTCCCCAGACGCAGCCCATGACCGTTCTGGCCCTTTTCCTCTCGGTGACTTTCTGCGCATACATGACGCGCTACAACGCCAGATACCGCATGGCGGCCATCACCGTCTGCGTCGTCGTCCTGGCCGGGTATGACCAGGATGACCGCATCGTCTTCGGCATGCTCCGCGTCGTGGAGATCGGCGTGGGCGTGGCCGCGGCCTTCCTGGTCAGCATCGCCCTGTGGCCGGTGCGCGCGGGCACCGCCCTCAAGGCCAGGCTCATGATGCGCTTCGGAGACTGCGCCAGGCATTACGAAGCCATCATGAACGCCTTCCTGGCCATGCAGTCCGGGCTCGACCCCAACCTTCTGGACCAGTTCCAGACCGATATCATGGAAGACCGCGCCCTCTTCCAGAAGGTGCTGCGCCATGAGCGACGGATGTACCACGAGGATACCGACCTTTTGGGCCTCAAGGTCCGCACGCTTGAAAAATGCCACGCACACTTGCAAACCATGCTCCAGGCCCTGAACAGCGAGCAGGGACAGGGCTACGAGATCCTCATGGACCGGGAACTGCGCGAGCTCGCCTCCGTCACGGTGGAGAGCATGCGGGACATCGCTTCCGGCCGGACGCCGCAAACGGATTTGCTGGCAAAGGGTCTAAGCGAGTCCGAAACGAGACTGCGTGAACTGCGCAAGGAAGGGGCGACCAGACGCTTTCATCTGCAAAAGCTCGTGCAGTTCTTCGCCTTCTACCACAGCGCCCAATCCATGGGCAGGGACCTTCTTCTTTACGGCCAAAACCCCTTGTTTTCAGGCCAGACCACATGA